From a single Drosophila sulfurigaster albostrigata strain 15112-1811.04 chromosome 3, ASM2355843v2, whole genome shotgun sequence genomic region:
- the LOC133842510 gene encoding uncharacterized protein LOC133842510 — translation MATSSLYVAGVTCLGFVCFALASVAIGIPIWGYYDSPSGGYDYDRGYFGPFKVCKQLTYNREKCGNDVSKFRLSNAVFASGLLAVGSSALLGIFCILSVIQHAMISSREKVVMSYTSLVIVKLILALLGGLLAIIAAVLFALQIDEQERFGFKISRGISFYIQIVVIVLSIALFVAAVYDVIFSRSSGGDPTMALDASSPASATTFNNPGFKEPRSRNGVSVTDASGKPYSGIRNGAGTAGSVASMSTTVTSVSNGSTLDSVTRSPLRSSLKKPRPRPDPTLGIQNPGYSGSGSSPPMRRNGSVKKVRIQTHSTEV, via the exons ATGGCAACGTCGTCACTTTATGTTGCTGGGGTGACCTGTTTGGGTTTcgtgtgctttgctttggcctCCGTCGCCATTGGCATACCCATTTGGGGTTACTACGATAGTCCATCAG GTGGCTATGACTACGATCGCGGCTATTTTGGGCCCTTTAAAGTGTGCAAGCAATTGACTTATAATCGCGAGAAATGCGGCAACGATGTCTCCAAGTTCCGGCTGAGCA ATGCCGTATTCGCCAGCGGACTTTTGGCTGTGGGCAGCTCAGCGCTGCTGGGCATCTTCTGCATACTGTCGGTCATCCAACACGCGATGATATCGTCACGGGAGAAGGTGGTCATGTCCTACACATCGCTGGTCATTGTCAAACTCATCCTTGCCCTCCTGGGTG GTTTGCTGGCTATTATAGCCGCAGTGCTTTTTGCGTTGCAAATCGATGAACAGGAGCGCTTTGGTTTCAAGATATCGCGTGGCATTTCCTTTTACATACAG ATAGTTGTGATTGTTTTATCGATTGCGCTGTTTGTCGCCGCCGTCTATGATGTCATCTTCTCCCGCAGCTCTGGAGGCGATCCCACAATGGCGCTGGACGCTTCATCGCCAGCTAGTGCGACCACATTCAATAATCCCGGCTTCAAGGAGCCGCGTAGTCGCAACGGCGTCTCGGTCACAGATGCCTCTGGCAAGCCATACAGTGGCATCCGTAATGGAGCCGGCACAGCAGGCAGCGTGGCTTCGATGAGCACCACTGTGACCAGTGTCTCGAATGGTTCCACATTGGACTCTGTGACACGTTCCCCGCTGCGTTCGAGTCTCAAAAAACCACGACCCCGGCCAGATCCGACGCTGGGCATTCAAAATCCCGGCTACTCTGGCTCGGGTAGCTCGCCGCCGATGCGTCGCAATGGCAGCGTGAAAAAGGTTCGCATTCAAACGCACAGCACAGAGGTTTAG